From a single Herbiconiux sp. SALV-R1 genomic region:
- the rpoC gene encoding DNA-directed RNA polymerase subunit beta' → MLDVTTFDELRIGLATADDIRKWSHGEVKKPETINYRTLKPEKDGLFGEQIFGPSRDWECSCGKYKRVRFKGIVCERCGVEVTKSSVRRERMGHIELAAPVTHIWYFKGVPSRLGYLLDMAPKDLEKVIYFAAYMIISVDEDGRHEDMPGLENELRLEIKTLADQRDARIADRLGRLEADLAELEAEGAKADQKRRTKDGAEKEMSQTRKAYDEQISQLERVWEDFRNLKVGELKPEDAIFHELQDRYGMYFEAYMGAEAIKKRLEAFDLEAESETLHLQIAEGKGQKKIRAIKRLRVVNSFLQTGNSPAAMVLDVVPVIPPELRPMVQLDGGRFATSDLNDLYRRVINRNNRLRRLLDLGAPEIIVNNEKRMLQEAVDALFDNGRRGRPVTGTGNRALKSLSDMLKGKQGRFRQNLLGKRVDYSGRSVIIVGPQLKLHQCGLPKQMALELFKPFVIKRLIDLSHAQNIKAAKRMVERSRPQVWDVLEEIIRERPVLLNRAPTLHRLGIQAFEPQLVEGKAIQLHPLVCAAFNADFDGDQMAVHLPLSVEAQAEARILMLASNNILKPSDGRPVTLPTQDMIIGLHHLTTVKEGATGEGRAFSTVSEAILAKDQGTLDLNAWVKIRMSDVHFAEGDAPEGYEGGPVLVETTLGRALFNEALPEDYPFVQQVADKGTISAIVNDLAERYPKVEVAASLDRIKDAGFYWATRSGVTVALSDILTPPTKREIVAGYEKQAAKVQAQFEKGLTTDLERRQELIQIWTKATDEVAAAMRANFPVDNTINRMVTSGARGNWLQVRNIAGMRGLVNNPKGEIIPRPIISSYREGLSVAEYFIATHGARKGLADTALRTADSGYLTRRLVDVSQDVIIRETDCGTSRGLDLPIALEGADGVWTRDDNVENSVYARSLAADAVNEQGEVVAEAGDDVGDVLIDKLVAAGVRTIKVRSVLTCESAVGVCATCYGRSLATGNLVDIGEAVGIIAAQSIGEPGTQLTMRTFHTGGSASADDITQGLPRVQELFEARTPKGASPIVEAAGRVVIEDTDRSRKVILTPDNGDEPIAYPVLKRATLLVEDGQHVELGQQLIVGAVDPKEVLRVKGVREVQKHLVGGVQGVYRSQGVPIHDKHIEVIVRQMLRKVTVVEHGDTDLLPGELVDRSRYTEVNRAALSEGKRPASARQEVMGITKASLATESWLSAASFQETTRVLTQAAMEGKSDPLVGLKENVIIGKLIPAGTGLQKYRNVTVEATEEAKAERYPNRIFTDDSVFSEADLSFVDFDSFSSDDYTPGTYN, encoded by the coding sequence TCACGCACATCTGGTACTTCAAGGGTGTGCCGAGCCGCCTCGGCTACCTGCTCGACATGGCGCCGAAAGACCTCGAGAAGGTCATCTACTTCGCCGCGTACATGATCATCTCGGTCGACGAAGACGGCCGTCACGAAGACATGCCCGGCCTTGAGAACGAGCTGCGGCTCGAGATCAAGACCCTGGCAGACCAGCGTGACGCCCGCATCGCCGACCGCCTGGGCCGGCTCGAGGCCGACCTGGCCGAGCTCGAGGCCGAGGGTGCCAAGGCCGACCAGAAGCGCCGCACGAAGGATGGCGCCGAGAAGGAGATGTCGCAGACCCGCAAGGCCTACGACGAGCAGATCTCCCAGCTCGAGCGCGTCTGGGAGGACTTCCGCAACCTCAAGGTGGGTGAGCTGAAGCCCGAAGACGCCATCTTCCACGAGCTGCAGGACCGCTACGGCATGTACTTCGAGGCCTACATGGGCGCGGAGGCCATCAAGAAGCGTCTCGAGGCGTTCGACCTCGAGGCCGAGTCGGAGACCCTGCACCTGCAGATCGCCGAGGGCAAGGGTCAGAAGAAGATCCGCGCCATCAAGCGTCTGCGCGTGGTGAACTCCTTCCTGCAGACCGGCAACTCGCCGGCCGCGATGGTGCTCGACGTCGTTCCGGTCATCCCGCCGGAGCTGCGCCCGATGGTGCAGCTCGACGGTGGCCGCTTCGCGACCAGTGACCTCAACGACCTCTACCGTCGTGTGATCAACCGCAACAACCGTCTCCGTCGACTGCTCGACCTCGGTGCTCCCGAGATCATCGTCAACAACGAGAAGCGGATGCTGCAGGAAGCCGTCGACGCCCTGTTCGACAACGGCCGCCGTGGTCGCCCCGTCACGGGTACCGGCAACCGCGCCCTGAAGTCCCTGAGCGACATGCTCAAGGGAAAGCAGGGTCGCTTCCGCCAGAACCTGCTCGGCAAGCGCGTCGACTACTCGGGCCGTTCGGTCATCATCGTCGGTCCGCAGCTGAAGCTGCACCAGTGCGGTCTGCCCAAGCAGATGGCGCTGGAGCTGTTCAAGCCGTTCGTCATCAAGCGCCTGATCGACCTGAGCCACGCTCAGAACATCAAGGCCGCGAAGCGCATGGTGGAGCGCAGCCGTCCGCAGGTGTGGGACGTGCTCGAGGAGATCATCCGCGAGCGCCCCGTGCTGCTGAACCGTGCACCGACGCTCCACCGTCTCGGCATCCAGGCCTTCGAGCCTCAGCTCGTGGAGGGCAAGGCGATCCAGCTGCACCCGCTCGTCTGCGCGGCGTTCAACGCCGACTTCGACGGTGACCAGATGGCCGTGCACCTCCCGCTGTCGGTGGAGGCCCAGGCCGAGGCGCGCATCCTGATGCTCGCGTCGAACAACATCCTGAAGCCGTCCGACGGCCGCCCGGTGACCCTGCCGACGCAGGACATGATCATCGGTCTGCACCACCTCACCACGGTGAAGGAGGGTGCGACCGGCGAGGGCCGTGCGTTCTCGACGGTGTCGGAGGCCATCCTGGCGAAGGACCAGGGCACCCTCGACCTGAACGCCTGGGTCAAGATCCGCATGTCCGACGTGCACTTCGCCGAGGGCGACGCCCCCGAGGGCTACGAGGGCGGTCCCGTCCTGGTGGAGACCACCCTCGGTCGCGCGCTCTTCAACGAGGCGCTCCCGGAGGACTACCCCTTCGTGCAGCAGGTGGCCGACAAGGGCACCATCTCGGCGATCGTCAACGACCTCGCCGAGCGCTACCCGAAGGTGGAGGTCGCCGCCTCGCTCGACCGCATCAAGGACGCCGGCTTCTACTGGGCCACCCGCTCGGGTGTCACCGTGGCGCTCAGCGACATCCTCACGCCTCCCACGAAGCGCGAGATCGTCGCCGGCTACGAGAAGCAGGCCGCCAAGGTGCAGGCGCAGTTCGAGAAGGGTCTGACGACCGACCTCGAGCGTCGCCAGGAGCTCATCCAGATCTGGACGAAGGCCACCGACGAGGTCGCCGCAGCCATGCGCGCGAACTTCCCGGTCGACAACACGATCAACCGCATGGTCACCTCGGGTGCACGTGGTAACTGGCTGCAGGTGCGCAACATCGCCGGTATGCGAGGCCTCGTGAACAACCCGAAGGGTGAGATCATCCCCCGTCCGATCATCTCCTCGTACCGCGAGGGATTGTCGGTGGCGGAGTACTTCATCGCGACCCACGGTGCTCGTAAGGGCCTCGCCGACACGGCTCTCCGTACGGCCGACTCCGGTTACCTCACGCGTCGTCTCGTCGACGTCTCGCAGGATGTCATCATCCGCGAGACCGACTGCGGCACCTCGCGTGGTCTCGACCTGCCGATCGCCCTCGAGGGCGCCGACGGCGTCTGGACCCGCGACGACAACGTCGAGAACTCGGTGTACGCCCGGTCGCTGGCTGCGGATGCGGTCAACGAGCAGGGCGAGGTCGTCGCCGAAGCCGGTGACGACGTGGGCGACGTGCTGATCGACAAGCTGGTGGCCGCGGGTGTCCGCACCATCAAGGTGCGCTCCGTGCTCACCTGCGAGTCGGCTGTCGGCGTCTGCGCGACCTGCTACGGCCGGTCGCTGGCCACCGGAAACCTCGTGGACATCGGAGAGGCCGTCGGCATCATCGCGGCCCAGTCGATCGGAGAGCCCGGAACCCAGCTCACGATGCGCACCTTCCACACGGGTGGCTCGGCCTCGGCCGACGACATCACGCAGGGTCTTCCCCGCGTGCAGGAGCTCTTCGAGGCCCGTACCCCGAAGGGTGCGTCGCCCATCGTCGAGGCCGCCGGTCGCGTCGTGATCGAAGACACCGACCGCAGCCGCAAGGTGATCCTCACGCCCGACAACGGCGACGAGCCGATCGCCTACCCGGTGCTGAAGCGTGCGACCCTCCTCGTCGAGGACGGGCAGCACGTCGAGCTCGGTCAGCAGCTCATCGTCGGCGCCGTCGACCCGAAGGAGGTCCTCCGGGTCAAGGGCGTGCGCGAGGTGCAGAAGCACCTCGTGGGCGGTGTGCAGGGCGTCTACCGTTCGCAGGGTGTGCCGATCCACGACAAGCACATCGAGGTCATCGTGCGCCAGATGCTGCGCAAGGTCACCGTCGTCGAGCACGGCGACACCGACCTGCTGCCCGGTGAGCTCGTCGACCGGTCGCGCTACACCGAGGTCAACCGCGCCGCCCTCTCCGAGGGCAAGCGGCCCGCCTCGGCCCGTCAGGAGGTCATGGGTATCACCAAGGCGTCCCTCGCGACCGAGTCGTGGCTGTCGGCCGCGTCGTTCCAGGAGACCACGCGTGTTCTCACGCAGGCCGCCATGGAGGGCAAGTCCGACCCGCTGGTGGGCCTGAAGGAGAACGTGATCATCGGAAAGCTGATCCCGGCCGGTACCGGTCTCCAGAAGTACCGCAACGTCACCGTCGAGGCGACCGAAGAGGCCAAGGCCGAGCGCTACCCGAACCGCATCTTCACAGATGACTCGGTGTTCTCGGAGGCCGACCTCTCGTTCGTCGACTTCGACAGCTTCTCGAGCGACGACTACACCCCGGGCACCTACAACTAG
- the rpsL gene encoding 30S ribosomal protein S12, which translates to MPTIQQLVRKGRTPKVTKTKAPALKANPQQRGVCTRVYTTTPKKPNSALRKVARVKLSNGTEVTAYIPGEGHNLQEHSMVLVRGGRVKDLPGVRYKIIRGALDTQAVKNRKQARSRYGAKMEKK; encoded by the coding sequence GTGCCAACCATTCAGCAGTTGGTCCGTAAGGGTCGCACCCCGAAGGTCACCAAGACCAAGGCGCCCGCCCTCAAGGCCAACCCCCAGCAGCGCGGCGTGTGCACCCGTGTGTACACCACCACCCCCAAGAAGCCGAACTCGGCTCTCCGCAAGGTCGCCCGTGTGAAGCTGTCGAACGGCACCGAGGTCACCGCTTACATCCCCGGCGAGGGCCACAACCTGCAGGAGCACTCGATGGTGCTCGTGCGCGGCGGTCGTGTGAAAGACCTCCCCGGTGTGCGTTACAAGATCATCCGCGGCGCGCTCGACACGCAGGCCGTGAAGAACCGCAAGCAGGCTCGCAGCCGTTACGGCGCGAAGATGGAGAAGAAGTAA
- the rpsG gene encoding 30S ribosomal protein S7 — protein sequence MPRKGPAPKRPVVADPVYGAPIVSQLVNKILLDGKKATAERIVYDALEGVAAKNSQDAVVTLKKALDNVRPTLEVRSRRVGGSTYQVPIEVKPHRANTLALRWLTTYAKARREKTMTERLTNEILDASNGLGAAVKRREDTHKMAESNKAFAHYRW from the coding sequence ATGCCTCGCAAGGGTCCCGCCCCGAAGCGTCCCGTTGTCGCCGACCCGGTCTACGGCGCCCCGATCGTCAGCCAGCTGGTCAACAAGATCCTGCTCGACGGCAAGAAGGCCACCGCTGAGCGCATCGTCTACGACGCGCTCGAGGGTGTCGCCGCCAAGAACAGCCAGGATGCAGTCGTCACCCTGAAGAAGGCCCTCGACAACGTGCGCCCCACCCTCGAGGTGCGCAGCCGCCGTGTCGGTGGCTCGACCTACCAGGTGCCGATCGAGGTCAAGCCTCACCGCGCGAACACCCTCGCGCTCCGCTGGCTCACCACCTACGCGAAGGCCCGCCGCGAGAAGACCATGACCGAGCGTCTCACCAACGAGATCCTCGACGCCTCGAACGGCCTGGGTGCCGCGGTCAAGCGCCGCGAAGACACCCACAAGATGGCCGAGTCGAACAAGGCCTTCGCGCACTACCGCTGGTAA
- the fusA gene encoding elongation factor G, protein MAQDVLTDLNKVRNIGIMAHIDAGKTTTTERILFYTGITHKIGEVHDGAATMDWMAQEQERGITITSAATTCFWNKNQINIIDTPGHVDFTVEVERSLRVLDGAVAVFDGKEGVEPQSETVWRQADKYNVPRICFVNKMDKLGADFYFTVDTIINRLGAKPLVIQLPIGAESSFEGVVDLVEMRALTWRGDAKGDVQMGAKYEIEEIPDDLKEKAEEYRQVLLETVAESDDVLLEKFFGGEELTVAEIKGAIRKMTVNSELYPVLCGSAFKNRGVQPMLDAVVDYLPSPLDVPATEGHDIRDEEIIIERHPDPKDPFAALAFKVAVHPFFGRLTYVRVYSGQLESGGQVMNSTKGKKERIGKIFQMHSNKENPVDSVTAGHIYAVIGLKDTTTGDTLSDPNNQVVLESMTFPEPVIEVAIEPKTKADQEKLGVAIQKLAEEDPTFRTEQNQETGQTVIKGMGELHLDILVDRMKREFNVEANVGKPQVAYRETIRKTVERHDYTHKKQTGGSGQFAKVQIAIEPLEVTAETVYEFENKVTGGRVPREYIPSVDAGIQDALQVGVLAGYPMVGVKATLIDGAYHDVDSSEMAFKIAGSMAFKEAARKASPVLLEPLMAVEVRTPEEYMGDVIGDLNSRRGQIQSMEDASGVKVVRAHVPLSEMFGYIGDLRSKTSGRAVYSMTFESYAEVPKAVADEIIQKNKGE, encoded by the coding sequence GTGGCACAGGACGTGCTCACCGACCTGAACAAGGTCCGCAACATCGGCATCATGGCTCACATCGATGCCGGCAAGACCACCACCACCGAGCGCATCCTGTTCTACACGGGCATCACCCACAAGATTGGTGAGGTCCACGACGGCGCTGCGACGATGGACTGGATGGCGCAGGAGCAGGAGCGTGGCATCACGATCACCTCTGCTGCGACCACCTGTTTCTGGAACAAGAACCAGATCAACATCATCGACACCCCCGGTCACGTCGACTTCACCGTCGAGGTGGAGCGCTCGCTGCGCGTGCTCGACGGTGCTGTCGCGGTGTTCGACGGCAAGGAGGGCGTGGAGCCCCAGTCGGAGACCGTGTGGCGTCAGGCCGACAAGTACAACGTGCCGCGCATCTGCTTCGTCAACAAGATGGACAAGCTCGGCGCCGACTTCTACTTCACGGTCGACACCATCATCAACCGCCTCGGCGCCAAGCCCCTGGTGATCCAGCTCCCGATCGGTGCGGAGTCCTCCTTCGAGGGCGTCGTCGACCTGGTCGAGATGCGCGCGCTCACCTGGCGCGGTGACGCCAAGGGTGACGTGCAGATGGGCGCGAAGTACGAGATCGAGGAGATCCCCGACGACCTCAAGGAGAAGGCCGAGGAGTACCGTCAGGTGCTGCTCGAGACCGTCGCCGAGTCGGACGACGTGCTGCTCGAGAAGTTCTTCGGCGGTGAGGAGCTCACGGTCGCCGAGATCAAGGGCGCCATCCGCAAGATGACGGTCAACTCCGAGCTCTACCCCGTGCTCTGCGGTTCCGCGTTCAAGAACCGCGGTGTGCAGCCCATGCTCGACGCGGTCGTCGACTACCTGCCGTCGCCGCTCGACGTGCCCGCCACCGAGGGCCACGACATCCGTGACGAAGAGATCATCATCGAGCGTCACCCCGACCCGAAAGACCCGTTCGCGGCTCTCGCGTTCAAGGTCGCGGTTCACCCCTTCTTCGGTCGTCTCACCTACGTGCGCGTCTACTCGGGTCAGCTCGAGTCGGGCGGCCAGGTGATGAACTCCACCAAGGGCAAGAAGGAGCGCATCGGCAAGATCTTCCAGATGCACTCCAACAAGGAGAACCCGGTCGACTCGGTGACCGCCGGTCACATCTACGCGGTCATCGGACTGAAGGACACCACCACCGGTGACACCCTTTCCGACCCCAACAACCAGGTCGTGCTCGAGTCGATGACCTTCCCGGAGCCCGTGATCGAGGTGGCCATCGAGCCGAAGACCAAGGCCGACCAGGAGAAGCTGGGTGTCGCCATCCAGAAGCTCGCCGAGGAAGACCCGACGTTCCGCACCGAGCAGAACCAGGAGACCGGTCAGACGGTCATCAAGGGCATGGGCGAGCTCCACCTCGACATCCTCGTCGACCGCATGAAGCGCGAGTTCAACGTCGAGGCCAACGTCGGCAAGCCTCAGGTGGCCTACCGCGAGACCATCCGCAAGACGGTCGAGCGTCACGACTACACCCACAAGAAGCAGACCGGTGGTTCCGGCCAATTCGCCAAGGTGCAGATCGCGATCGAGCCGCTCGAGGTCACCGCCGAGACCGTGTACGAGTTCGAGAACAAGGTCACCGGTGGCCGCGTTCCCCGCGAGTACATCCCCTCGGTCGACGCCGGTATCCAGGATGCTCTGCAGGTCGGCGTGCTCGCCGGCTACCCGATGGTGGGCGTCAAGGCGACCCTCATCGACGGTGCCTACCACGACGTCGACTCCTCGGAGATGGCGTTCAAGATCGCCGGCTCGATGGCCTTCAAGGAGGCTGCTCGCAAGGCCAGCCCCGTGCTGCTCGAGCCGCTCATGGCCGTCGAGGTGCGTACGCCCGAGGAGTACATGGGCGACGTCATCGGCGACCTCAACTCGCGCCGCGGCCAGATCCAGTCGATGGAGGACGCCTCCGGCGTCAAGGTCGTCCGTGCTCACGTCCCGCTCTCGGAGATGTTCGGTTACATCGGTGACCTGCGCTCCAAGACCTCGGGTCGTGCGGTGTACTCGATGACCTTCGAGAGCTACGCCGAGGTCCCGAAGGCTGTGGCCGACGAGATCATCCAGAAGAACAAGGGCGAGTAA
- the tuf gene encoding elongation factor Tu has product MAKAKFERTKPHVNIGTIGHVDHGKTTLTAAISKVLADKYPSATNVQRDFASIDSAPEERQRGITINISHVEYETPKRHYAHVDAPGHADYIKNMITGAAQMDGAILVVAATDGPMAQTREHVLLAKQVGVPYLLVALNKSDMVDDEEILELVELEVRELLSSQNFDGDDAPVVRVSGLKALEGDEKWVQSIVELMDAVDESIPDPVRDKDKPFLMPIEDVFTITGRGTVVTGRAERGTLQINSEVEIVGIRPTQKTTVTGIEMFHKQLDEAWAGENCGLLLRGTKREDVERGQVVVKPGSVTPHTDFEGTAYILSKDEGGRHNPFYTNYRPQFYFRTTDVTGVITLPEGTEMVMPGDTTDITVALIQPIAMEEGLGFAIREGGRTVGAGTVTKIIK; this is encoded by the coding sequence GTGGCTAAGGCCAAGTTCGAGCGGACCAAGCCGCACGTCAACATCGGAACCATCGGTCACGTCGACCACGGTAAGACCACTCTCACCGCGGCCATCTCGAAGGTTCTTGCAGACAAGTACCCGTCGGCGACCAACGTGCAGCGAGACTTCGCGTCGATCGACTCCGCTCCCGAGGAGCGCCAGCGCGGCATCACGATCAACATCTCGCACGTCGAGTACGAGACCCCCAAGCGTCACTACGCTCACGTCGACGCCCCGGGTCACGCCGACTACATCAAGAACATGATCACCGGTGCTGCTCAGATGGACGGCGCGATCCTCGTGGTCGCCGCCACCGACGGCCCGATGGCTCAGACCCGTGAGCACGTGCTGCTCGCGAAGCAGGTCGGCGTGCCGTACCTCCTGGTCGCGCTCAACAAGTCCGACATGGTCGACGACGAGGAGATCCTCGAGCTCGTCGAGCTCGAGGTGCGCGAGCTCCTCTCGAGCCAGAACTTCGATGGCGACGACGCCCCCGTCGTGCGCGTCTCGGGCCTCAAGGCTCTCGAGGGCGACGAGAAGTGGGTTCAGTCGATCGTCGAGCTGATGGACGCCGTCGACGAGTCGATCCCCGACCCGGTGCGCGATAAGGACAAGCCGTTCCTCATGCCGATCGAGGACGTCTTCACGATCACCGGTCGTGGAACCGTCGTCACCGGCCGCGCCGAGCGTGGCACGCTGCAGATCAACTCCGAGGTCGAGATCGTCGGCATCCGCCCGACGCAGAAGACCACCGTCACCGGTATCGAGATGTTCCACAAGCAGCTCGACGAGGCCTGGGCGGGCGAGAACTGTGGTCTGCTCCTCCGCGGCACCAAGCGCGAGGACGTGGAGCGCGGTCAGGTCGTCGTGAAGCCGGGTTCGGTCACGCCGCACACCGACTTCGAGGGCACCGCGTACATCCTGTCGAAGGACGAGGGTGGCCGCCACAACCCCTTCTACACGAACTACCGTCCGCAGTTCTACTTCCGTACCACCGACGTCACCGGCGTCATCACGCTGCCCGAGGGCACCGAGATGGTCATGCCCGGCGACACCACCGACATCACGGTCGCGCTGATCCAGCCGATCGCGATGGAGGAGGGCCTCGGCTTCGCCATCCGTGAGGGTGGCCGCACCGTGGGTGCCGGTACCGTCACCAAGATCATCAAGTAA
- a CDS encoding Rv0909 family putative TA system antitoxin — protein MAGFDDITRKAKAFLEEEKVKQALKSEQAEEVSDKLLDGVANAAKKVTGGKHDDKIDQARAKADGAVGNE, from the coding sequence ATGGCTGGATTCGATGACATCACCCGCAAGGCCAAGGCTTTCCTCGAGGAGGAGAAGGTCAAGCAGGCCCTGAAGAGCGAGCAGGCCGAAGAGGTGAGCGACAAGCTCCTCGACGGTGTCGCCAACGCCGCGAAGAAGGTCACCGGCGGCAAGCACGACGACAAGATCGATCAGGCGCGGGCCAAGGCCGACGGCGCCGTCGGCAACGAGTAG
- the tyrS gene encoding tyrosine--tRNA ligase: protein MSDTPLTVPHPQQNDSSFADIWDELNYRGLVHVSTDATALHEVLAGPPITFYCGFDPTAASLHLGNLVQILVMRRLQLAGHRPLGLVGGSTGLIGDPRPTAERTLNTRETVAEWVGNLRAQIERFLSFEGDNAARMVNNLDWTAPLSAIDFLREIGKHFRVGTMLKKDAVSARLNSEAGISYTEFSYQILQGMDFLELYRSYGCVLQTGGSDQWGNLTSGTDLIHRAEQVSVHAIGTPLITNSDGTKFGKSEGNAIWLDAELTSPYAFYQFWLNTDDADVIARLKIFTFLSRAEIERLETAVAEAPFRREAQRTLAFEVTSLVHGVAATEAAISAAAALFGQGELADLDAATLGAAIGELPNTRVSTGTTVIEALVSTGLVASSSEARRAIAQGGVYLNNEKVSDDTADFTGAVLAGGFAVLRRGKKTLAGVAIEG, encoded by the coding sequence GTGTCAGATACCCCGCTCACGGTGCCGCATCCTCAGCAGAACGATTCGTCGTTCGCCGACATCTGGGATGAACTGAACTATCGGGGTCTCGTGCACGTGTCGACCGATGCCACCGCTCTTCACGAGGTTCTCGCCGGCCCGCCGATCACGTTCTACTGCGGGTTCGACCCGACCGCTGCGAGCCTGCACCTCGGCAACCTCGTGCAGATCCTGGTCATGCGCCGGCTCCAGCTCGCCGGCCACCGGCCGCTCGGCTTGGTGGGAGGATCGACCGGCCTCATCGGAGACCCGCGCCCGACCGCTGAGCGCACTCTCAACACCAGGGAGACGGTCGCCGAGTGGGTGGGTAATCTGCGCGCACAGATCGAGCGGTTCTTGAGCTTCGAGGGCGACAACGCCGCGCGCATGGTGAACAACCTCGATTGGACCGCGCCGCTCTCGGCGATCGACTTCCTCCGCGAGATAGGCAAGCACTTCCGCGTCGGCACGATGCTGAAGAAGGATGCGGTGTCGGCCCGGCTGAACTCCGAGGCGGGCATCAGCTACACCGAGTTCAGCTACCAGATCCTCCAGGGCATGGACTTCCTCGAGCTGTACCGCAGCTACGGATGCGTGCTGCAGACCGGGGGGAGCGACCAGTGGGGCAATCTCACCAGCGGCACCGATCTCATCCATCGCGCCGAGCAGGTGAGCGTGCATGCCATCGGCACTCCGCTCATCACGAATTCCGACGGCACCAAGTTCGGCAAGAGCGAGGGCAACGCCATCTGGCTCGACGCCGAGCTGACGAGCCCCTACGCGTTCTACCAGTTCTGGCTCAACACCGACGACGCCGACGTGATCGCCCGGCTCAAGATCTTCACCTTCCTCAGCCGCGCCGAGATCGAACGACTCGAGACCGCTGTGGCCGAGGCGCCCTTCCGTCGGGAGGCGCAGCGCACGCTGGCGTTCGAAGTGACGTCGCTCGTGCACGGGGTCGCGGCCACGGAAGCCGCCATCTCGGCTGCTGCTGCTCTCTTCGGTCAGGGGGAGCTCGCCGACCTCGACGCGGCGACCCTGGGTGCCGCGATCGGTGAGCTGCCGAACACCAGGGTGTCGACGGGAACGACCGTCATCGAGGCTCTGGTCTCGACGGGTCTCGTCGCATCGTCGAGCGAGGCGCGTCGCGCCATCGCCCAGGGCGGTGTGTACCTCAACAACGAGAAGGTGTCCGACGACACTGCCGACTTCACCGGAGCCGTCTTGGCGGGTGGTTTCGCCGTGCTGCGGCGCGGAAAGAAGACGCTGGCCGGTGTCGCCATCGAGGGGTAG
- a CDS encoding DNA topoisomerase IB: MPRLRRSDAAGIGIRRLKSGRGFMYRDADGATITDPELRARIEHLAIPPAWTDVWIAPYANGHIQATGIDGAGRRQYIYHPTWREQKDRIKYDRALSLAESLPAARRQVTIDLRKDGYVRERVLAAGFRMLDTGSLRVGSERYAQAHGSHGLTTLLCSHATTSGDRVHLSFPAKSGQEWDSEIVDADLTSLVRSLKRRGGQSRLLAWKDGARWRPVAAEEINEYVKERTGGEFTAKDFRTLHGTVAAAVSLAHTGPTETKAARSRAVAQAIRDAAAVLGNTPAIAKASYVDPRVIDHYAAGETIDPARPETELRAMLFE; the protein is encoded by the coding sequence ATGCCCCGCCTCCGCCGTTCCGATGCCGCCGGCATCGGCATCCGTCGTCTGAAGTCGGGTCGTGGGTTCATGTATCGCGATGCGGACGGCGCCACGATCACCGACCCTGAGCTGCGCGCTCGCATCGAGCATCTCGCGATTCCGCCGGCGTGGACGGATGTGTGGATCGCGCCGTATGCGAACGGGCACATCCAGGCGACCGGCATCGACGGCGCCGGGCGTCGACAGTACATCTACCACCCCACATGGCGCGAGCAGAAAGACCGCATCAAGTACGACCGAGCGCTGTCGCTCGCGGAGTCGTTGCCGGCGGCCCGCCGGCAGGTCACGATCGATCTCCGCAAAGACGGCTATGTCCGTGAGAGGGTGCTCGCGGCGGGGTTCCGGATGCTCGACACCGGCTCGCTGCGGGTCGGCAGTGAGCGGTACGCCCAGGCCCACGGCAGCCACGGCCTCACCACTCTGCTGTGCTCTCACGCCACCACGAGCGGCGACCGGGTTCATCTCTCCTTTCCGGCGAAGAGCGGGCAGGAGTGGGACTCGGAGATCGTCGACGCCGACCTCACGTCGCTGGTGCGGAGCCTCAAGCGACGCGGGGGACAGTCGCGCCTGCTCGCCTGGAAGGACGGCGCGCGGTGGCGGCCCGTGGCCGCTGAGGAGATCAACGAGTACGTCAAGGAACGCACCGGTGGTGAGTTCACCGCGAAGGACTTCCGCACCCTGCACGGCACTGTCGCCGCTGCGGTGAGCCTGGCCCACACGGGCCCGACGGAGACCAAGGCCGCGCGCAGCCGGGCTGTCGCGCAGGCGATCAGGGATGCGGCCGCGGTGCTCGGCAACACCCCGGCGATCGCCAAGGCGAGCTACGTCGACCCTCGCGTGATCGACCACTACGCCGCGGGGGAGACCATCGACCCGGCGCGCCCCGAGACCGAGCTGCGCGCGATGCTCTTCGAATGA